One window of the Anoplolepis gracilipes chromosome 9, ASM4749672v1, whole genome shotgun sequence genome contains the following:
- the LOC140669602 gene encoding nucleolar protein 9: MMGAQEADGKKRKKKRSHMQMAKKFARQRNSRNNLDQDTFEYMIRIVELMRKDFSSPEEKLIFVQNVYKETIGHEVDCARNQIGSYVMDSLLKYASLQAIQKLVQAFESSLRQLSCDKSASHVLEKIIIVCADRGNQISTSSNTATNKTELEKVIDAVIEVKLSEVNSYNNIVLKLSRYFLNNIEEFVFDTYANHVLRTVIKCLGGLIVDSESSKKSTVPNFTDRRPVIQDYKDLLIQSCDRLQKWPQFHQFGKQEITSGLVQCILYSLKDIDEDLTKVIIKKIIKECFKTEEDEKLSNIFNADSSIRILEACLMVAQPKTFKKLYNIYFAENLKHLCLTENTNFSVQRLLDYCNTKELFEEIFDKVSENFPEILKQSFTGILVSTGNACLRLQTKQGAFVNAMIKLLKCDTPTEDQTQLVWCIVTLKDPTQLKAISNNSQPLNLHGSLIIQVILNFNKPIKIVNSLLEMNNEELLQLFNDPKGSRILDAFMDSKYIGEKSREKLYKKLQGIWAELAKSTHGSRCVDKMWLWARMNQKILIMEELAVAGKSLEATKTGKIISTKLNVPLFARSKKDWSESQGKEEKTKALFADIIGKTSKK, from the coding sequence atgatGGGAGCACAGGAAGCCGATGGAAAGAAACGAAAGAAGAAACGTTCTCACATGCAAATGGCAAAAAAATTTGCTCGTCAGAGAAACTCAAGAAACAATCTGGATCAGGACACCTTTGAGTACATGATTCGCATTGTCGAGTTGATGCGTAAAGACTTCTCTTCACCTGAGGAGAAACTGATATTCGTACAGAACGTTTACAAGGAGACAATAGGTCATGAGGTTGATTGTGCACGTAATCAAATTGGATCTTATGTTATGGACTCTCTCTTGAAATACGCTAGCTTGCAGGCAATTCAAAAACTGGTACAAGCGTTTGAATCCTCTCTGAGACAGTTGAGCTGCGACAAATCTGCTAGTCACGTGttggaaaagataataatagtcTGCGCTGATAGAGGCAATCAAATCTCTACGTCAAGTAACACTGCAACAAATAAGACAGAATTGGAAAAAGTTATTGATGCTGTTATTGAAGTTAAGCTATCTGAAGTAAATTCTTATAACAATATTGTTTTGAAGCTGAGCAGATATTTTCTTAACAATATAGAGGAGTTTGTATTTGACACTTATGCTAATCACGTATTACGAACAGTTATCAAATGTTTAGGAGGATTAATTGTAGATAGTGAAAGTAGTAAGAAATCTACCGTACCAAATTTCACGGATAGGCGTCCAGTGATACAAGATTATAAGGATTTGTTGATACAAAGCTGTGATCGATTACAGAAATGGCCACAATTTCATCAGTTTGGAAAGCAAGAAATTACTTCTGGTTTAGTACaatgtatattgtattctTTGAAAGACATTGACGAAGATTTAACAAAAGTCattatcaagaaaattataaaagaatgttttaaaaCAGAAGAAGATGAGAagttatcaaatatatttaatgcagaCTCTTCTATCAGGATATTGGAAGCTTGTCTAATGGTAGCACAGCCGAAAACTTTCaagaaattatacaatatatattttgctgaaaatttaaaacatttgtgTTTGACAGAGAATACCAATTTTAGTGTACAaagattattagattattgtaATACCAAGGAACtgtttgaagaaatatttgacaaaGTGTCAGAAAACTTTCCAGAAATTCTTAAGCAAAGTTTCACTGGGATATTAGTTAGCACTGGAAATGCATGCTTAAGATTGCAAACAAAACAAGGTGCATTTGTCAACGCAATGATCAAGCTGCTGAAATGCGATACACCTACAGAGGATCAGACACAGCTTGTGTGGTGTATAGTGACTTTGAAAGATCCAACTCAACTAAAagctatttcaaataattcacAACCACTCAACTTACATGGaagtttaataattcaagTCATACTGAATTTCAACAAACCCATCAAAATTGTGAATTCCTTATTGGAGATGAACAATGAAGagttattgcaattattcaatGATCCAAAGGGTAGCCGAATCTTAGATGCTTTCATGGACAGCAAATACATCGGTGAGAAAAGCagggaaaaattatataaaaaactacaAGGAATTTGGGCAGAATTAGCGAAAAGCACACATGGATCTAGGTGTGTAGACAAAATGTGGCTATGGGCTCGTATGAATCAAAAGATTCTCATTATGGAAGAGTTGGCTGTAGCTGGAAAATCTTTAGAAGCCACAAAAACGGGCAAGATTATCTCTACAAAACTGAACGTTCCATTGTTCGCGAGAAGTAAGAAGGACTGGTCGGAGTCGCAAGGTAAAGAAGAGAAAACTAAAGCGTTGTTTGCAGATATTATTGGAAAGACTTCTAAAAAATGA